The Acidobacteriota bacterium genome has a window encoding:
- a CDS encoding LysM peptidoglycan-binding domain-containing protein, whose translation MKLVRQTWVRPAAVLAGAALLAAPALCQPSADGERIRGYVPPPTGLKLVGDHWTPYDPPTPPQGEKIYVIQKGDTLWDLAGRFYGDNYLWPVIWDANRYITYSHWIYPGDPLVVPPRPGVVGEEGLKEAEPPAAEEKAEVPAPPPPPEKPAGPVLVAAAEEEELVCLPQLVETFDPGPLTIVGSDEPERELNSPGDILFLSAGIDFGIEPGAEFVVVRSAGPVPHPQTGEPAAVYVRRLGKLRVIAVQENSATAEIVYACDAIRVGDHLVPYHETPVPMIEKVPLAKLATPKPGPTNGSVVVTLDPQATVAGTGDLVGIDLGSRAGVTAGDRILFWRDAGPTLPRKVVAQGVVLSANGGGSTVKIIESWQEVRLGDRAELL comes from the coding sequence ATGAAGCTGGTTCGCCAGACCTGGGTCCGTCCGGCGGCGGTGCTCGCCGGCGCCGCGCTGCTCGCTGCGCCGGCCCTGTGTCAGCCGTCCGCGGACGGGGAGCGGATCCGCGGCTACGTGCCGCCTCCGACCGGACTCAAGCTGGTCGGGGATCACTGGACGCCGTACGATCCGCCCACCCCGCCGCAAGGCGAGAAGATCTACGTCATCCAGAAGGGAGACACTCTCTGGGACCTCGCCGGCCGCTTCTACGGGGACAACTACCTCTGGCCGGTGATCTGGGACGCGAACCGCTACATCACCTACTCCCACTGGATCTACCCGGGCGATCCCCTCGTCGTCCCGCCGCGTCCCGGCGTGGTGGGGGAGGAGGGGCTGAAGGAGGCCGAGCCGCCGGCCGCCGAAGAGAAGGCCGAGGTGCCGGCGCCGCCGCCCCCGCCGGAAAAGCCGGCCGGACCGGTGCTGGTGGCCGCCGCCGAGGAAGAGGAGCTGGTCTGCCTCCCGCAGCTCGTCGAGACCTTCGATCCGGGGCCGCTCACCATCGTCGGCTCGGACGAACCCGAGCGCGAGCTGAATTCGCCGGGCGACATCCTCTTCCTCAGCGCCGGCATCGATTTCGGCATCGAGCCGGGCGCCGAATTCGTCGTCGTCCGCTCGGCAGGTCCGGTGCCCCATCCGCAGACCGGCGAACCGGCGGCGGTCTACGTCCGCCGTCTCGGGAAGCTCCGCGTGATCGCCGTCCAGGAGAACTCGGCCACCGCCGAGATCGTCTACGCGTGCGACGCGATCCGGGTCGGCGACCATCTCGTGCCGTACCACGAGACCCCCGTTCCGATGATCGAGAAGGTTCCCTTGGCGAAGCTGGCGACGCCGAAGCCGGGGCCCACGAACGGATCGGTCGTCGTGACGCTCGACCCGCAGGCCACCGTCGCCGGCACCGGCGATCTCGTCGGCATCGACCTGGGGAGCCGGGCGGGGGTGACCGCCGGCGACAGGATCCTGTTCTGGCGTGACGCGGGACCCACCCTGCCGCGGAAAGTGGTCGCTCAGGGCGTCGTGCTGAGCGCGAACGGCGGCGGGTCGACCGTGAAGATCATCGAATCGTGGCAGGAGGTCCGCCTGGGGGACCGCGCCGAGCTGCTCTGA
- the rsmD gene encoding 16S rRNA (guanine(966)-N(2))-methyltransferase RsmD: MRIIGGRFRGHRLAPPPRRGVRPTADPLREALFNILGDRVRARPFVDLCAGTGAVGLEALSRGAEPVLLVERARAALRTIEANLRRLGLDPRSPAVRVVRADAAIWLAGPEPARYRGAVVFLDPPYGDPSAPRLAAAVFRSGLLGSDGLLVVEHRAGEVPPAPEPLWSRTYGDAALTAYGPQPSGD, from the coding sequence ATGAGGATCATCGGCGGACGGTTCCGGGGCCACCGGCTGGCGCCGCCTCCGCGGCGGGGCGTGAGGCCGACCGCCGATCCGCTGCGGGAGGCGCTGTTCAACATCCTCGGCGATCGGGTCCGGGCACGCCCCTTCGTCGACCTCTGCGCGGGCACCGGCGCGGTGGGCCTCGAGGCGCTTTCGCGGGGGGCCGAGCCGGTGCTTCTCGTGGAGCGGGCGCGCGCCGCGTTGCGCACGATCGAGGCGAACCTCCGGCGTCTCGGCCTGGACCCCCGCTCGCCCGCCGTCAGGGTGGTCCGGGCGGATGCCGCGATCTGGCTCGCGGGGCCGGAGCCGGCTCGCTACCGGGGAGCCGTCGTCTTCCTCGACCCGCCGTATGGCGATCCCTCGGCGCCCCGTCTGGCGGCCGCGGTGTTCCGGTCGGGCCTTTTGGGATCGGACGGGCTGCTGGTCGTCGAGCACCGGGCGGGGGAGGTGCCGCCCGCCCCGGAGCCCTTGTGGTCCCGGACCTACGGGGACGCCGCGCTGACCGCGTACGGCCCGCAACCCTCCGGGGATTGA
- a CDS encoding biopolymer transporter ExbD, giving the protein MQGFLPQRARRPSIDLSPLVDVVFLLIIFFVVSTTFREGTGLPVELPSAGTAAPAPAGPVEITLGPEGEVAVSGRRFRSFREAEPAIRAAIERAEPRRVLLRGDRQAPYEVVIAVLDLARSLEARVTLAARRPAPRRGGDR; this is encoded by the coding sequence ATGCAGGGATTCCTTCCGCAGCGCGCCCGGCGGCCGAGCATCGACCTCTCGCCTCTCGTCGACGTCGTCTTCCTGCTGATCATCTTCTTCGTCGTCTCCACGACCTTCCGCGAGGGAACCGGTCTGCCGGTCGAGCTGCCGTCCGCGGGCACGGCGGCGCCCGCACCGGCAGGCCCGGTCGAGATCACGCTGGGGCCCGAGGGCGAGGTCGCCGTCTCGGGACGGCGCTTCCGATCGTTCCGCGAGGCGGAGCCGGCGATCCGTGCGGCGATCGAGCGGGCCGAACCGCGGCGCGTCCTGTTGCGCGGGGACCGGCAGGCGCCGTACGAGGTCGTCATCGCCGTCCTCGACCTCGCCCGGAGCCTCGAGGCTCGGGTGACCCTCGCCGCGCGGCGCCCGGCGCCGCGCCGCGGCGGGGACCGGTAG
- a CDS encoding MotA/TolQ/ExbB proton channel family protein has translation MRPVFDLFLRGGPVMWPILAASVLALAVVLERAYALRRSRVIPETTRRQVLGLVAEGRIPEAREVCRHDGGPFARIAGAGLAWWRHGADAVREAIADAGRWEAPRLMRGLGVVGTVASISPLLGLLGTVVGMIKVFRTISVVGPGLGQQLSAGIAEALLTTAFGLTVAIPSLVAYNVLASRAERLVREIESACHEILRSAQDAESGRTASRAVDVTAAGS, from the coding sequence GTGAGACCCGTCTTCGATCTCTTCCTCCGCGGCGGCCCGGTCATGTGGCCGATCCTGGCCGCCTCCGTGCTGGCCCTGGCGGTCGTGCTCGAGCGGGCCTACGCCCTGCGCCGCTCCCGCGTCATCCCGGAGACCACGCGCCGGCAAGTGCTCGGCCTCGTCGCCGAGGGGCGCATCCCGGAGGCGCGCGAGGTCTGCCGCCACGACGGCGGGCCGTTCGCGCGCATCGCGGGCGCCGGGCTCGCCTGGTGGCGTCACGGGGCCGACGCCGTCCGCGAGGCGATCGCCGACGCCGGGCGGTGGGAGGCGCCGCGCCTCATGCGGGGCCTGGGCGTCGTCGGAACGGTCGCCTCGATCTCTCCGCTCCTCGGCCTGCTGGGCACCGTGGTCGGAATGATCAAGGTCTTCAGGACGATCTCGGTCGTGGGACCGGGGCTGGGCCAGCAGTTGTCGGCCGGGATCGCCGAGGCGTTGCTGACGACCGCCTTCGGGCTGACCGTCGCGATCCCGAGTCTGGTGGCCTACAACGTTCTCGCCAGCCGGGCGGAGCGGCTCGTCCGGGAGATCGAGAGCGCCTGCCACGAGATCCTCCGGAGCGCCCAGGACGCCGAATCGGGCCGGACCGCCTCGCGGGCGGTGGACGTGACGGCCGCGGGTTCCTGA
- a CDS encoding DEAD/DEAH box helicase, translating into MTFDDFPLRDPLKKVLADAGFVTPTPIQERCIPPALEGRDIVGVAQTGTGKTLAFLVPILERLEPRGRVQALVVCPTRELARQVGEVAHRLGEPLGVRTVVVYGGTALGEQQQQLHEGPDVVVGTPGRLIDFLASASLRPRWVKWLVLDEADRMLDMGFIDDVVTICGRLPLSRQTMLFSATMPPAIEELTKRFLYEPLTVRVSPETVVAGGIRHTLYEVEEKDKPRALAELLRGRRKEKILVFTATREATSEIASRLRRDGHEVVSLSSLLSQANRERAMACFKRGEFRVMVATDVAARGIDITDIDLVVNYDLPHSPEDYVHRVGRTGRAERTGEAISLAVPRDRPRIAAIEALMGEPLPRGYLPGFAAAPRAGARGRSAGRAGSGRRRGGRSRSGGRQR; encoded by the coding sequence ATGACGTTCGACGACTTCCCCCTCAGGGACCCGCTGAAGAAGGTGCTGGCCGACGCCGGCTTCGTCACGCCGACGCCGATCCAGGAGCGGTGCATCCCCCCGGCGCTCGAGGGCCGGGACATCGTCGGGGTGGCCCAGACGGGCACGGGGAAGACGCTGGCCTTCCTCGTCCCGATTCTCGAAAGGCTCGAGCCCCGAGGGCGGGTGCAGGCGCTGGTGGTCTGCCCCACGCGGGAGCTGGCGCGACAGGTCGGCGAGGTCGCCCACCGGCTCGGCGAGCCGCTGGGGGTCCGGACGGTGGTGGTGTACGGCGGCACGGCCCTGGGGGAGCAGCAGCAACAGCTGCACGAGGGACCGGACGTCGTCGTCGGAACGCCGGGCCGGTTGATCGACTTTCTCGCGTCGGCCTCGCTGCGTCCGCGGTGGGTGAAGTGGCTGGTCCTCGACGAGGCGGACCGGATGCTCGACATGGGCTTCATCGACGATGTCGTGACGATCTGCGGCCGCCTTCCGCTGTCGCGCCAGACGATGCTCTTCTCCGCCACGATGCCGCCGGCTATCGAGGAGCTGACGAAACGCTTCCTCTACGAGCCGCTGACGGTGCGCGTTTCGCCGGAAACGGTCGTCGCGGGCGGCATCAGGCACACGCTGTACGAGGTCGAGGAGAAGGACAAGCCTCGCGCGTTGGCCGAGCTGCTGCGCGGGCGCCGCAAGGAGAAGATCCTCGTGTTCACGGCCACGCGCGAGGCGACGAGCGAGATCGCCTCCCGCTTGCGGCGCGACGGGCACGAGGTGGTCAGCCTGTCCAGCCTGCTCTCGCAAGCCAACCGGGAGCGCGCGATGGCCTGCTTCAAGCGCGGGGAGTTCCGGGTGATGGTGGCGACCGATGTGGCCGCGCGCGGCATCGACATCACGGACATCGATCTCGTCGTCAACTATGACCTGCCGCATTCCCCCGAAGACTACGTCCACCGCGTCGGGCGGACCGGGCGCGCCGAGCGGACGGGGGAGGCGATCAGCCTGGCGGTCCCCCGCGACCGGCCGCGCATCGCGGCGATCGAAGCCCTGATGGGCGAACCTCTGCCGAGAGGATACCTTCCCGGCTTCGCGGCGGCGCCGCGCGCCGGGGCCCGCGGGAGGTCGGCCGGCCGGGCGGGCTCCGGCCGGCGTCGCGGCGGCCGGAGCCGGAGCGGAGGGCGCCAGCGGTGA